In Spinacia oleracea cultivar Varoflay chromosome 5, BTI_SOV_V1, whole genome shotgun sequence, a single window of DNA contains:
- the LOC110797164 gene encoding uncharacterized protein isoform X2, whose protein sequence is MTKFLQLNLQLREILKMYDQEYLDFVLVPSGLVILVIYHVWLVFAIIRRPLKTVVGLNAVIRHQWVHHMMKDPGKNGVLAIQTIRNNLMAATLLATIAITLSSLISAIVSSSSNLIFTIHTTKYLSVLICFLVAFFCNVQTIRYFAHVSFLINVRPSCDELGREEFIEYVSQQLNRGSLFWSLGLRAFYFSFPLLLWIFGAITMLACSCLLVILLYFLDTATSSPSYLHSCKVNNDTNNTDIESTCHSMGNGESGDSSLHRPLL, encoded by the exons ATGACCAAATTCCTACAATTAAATTTACAGTTGAGAGAAATATTGAAGATGTATGATCAAGAgtacttggattttgtactAGTTCCTTCTGGATTAGTAATCCTTGTGATATATCATGTATGGCTTGTGTTTGCCATTATTCGCCGTCCTCTTAAAACTGTTGTTGGCCTTAATGCGGTTATCCGACACCAATGGGTTCACCATATGATGAAG GATCCAGGGAAGAATGGTGTTTTGGCTATACAAACAATACGGAACAACCTAATGGCGGCAACACTATTAGCAACAATAGCAATAACTCTGAGTTCCCTGATAAGTGCTATTGTGAGCAGCTCAAGTAATCTGATATTTACAATACACACAACCAAGTATTTATCAGTTCTAATATGCTTCCTTGTAGCATTCTTCTGCAATGTGCAGACTATCAGATACTTTGCCCATGTTAGTTTCCTTATTAATGTACGACCATCATGCGACGAGCTAGGGAGAGAAGAGTTTATTGAATATGTCTCCCAACAGTTGAACCGTGGCAGCTTGTTTTGGTCACTGGGATTGAGAGCTTTCTACTTTTCTTTCCCCCTTCTGCTCTGGATATTCGGCGCTATTACAATGTTGGCTTGTAGCTGCTTGTTGGTAATTTTGCTCTATTTCTTGGATACTGCTACCTCTTCTCCAAGTTATCTTCACAGTTGCAAGGTCAACAATGACACCAACAACACTGATATTGAATCAACATGTCACTCAAT GGGAAATGGCGAGTCAGGGGACTCGAGCCTACATCGTCCTCTACTGTAA
- the LOC110797164 gene encoding uncharacterized protein isoform X1 codes for MTGEETPPPTPRKIQPDSPFFLGSQDRPGDFITPNRLRNDNYNDWSVDIQTALEARRKFEFLDGTITGPTPPFTQSDWTTINTMLVSWITNTIHPEVKSNLSKFRDAKQLWDHLKQRFAQTNGPRIQQLKSSIAKCEQTKTMSVSTYYGKLHTLWEELDNYEPIISCSCCKSCTAGSIHEARREQSKLHQFLMGLYSDYYATLCTNILSQDPLPTLDRAYQLVTQDEQVRKAKQESEEKPIEALGFHVRRSQPSEAKRRILFRVVLNYTNKKHSVDISGCSHSELLSLDINTGELSKTPSTLLDDGGIGSILSIGSVIYIIGKPQSGIDPSDYSDYIPAENEVVQIHEGLSYFDLTKTDIGWKKAPPLFNDGIYPYNCVTICGKIYVFRSSKWPCFAEVFDPKLNTWEPLSKPPSFTGKYELCPPILTDHVNGRILIQYDQADASSIYSYTPADASWECLVDDFDGDWFGPMVFVDGVIYSYDRKSRPMIQAYDLDRKQVLNVVLTPELDDYSVYHFHVFHDLGDGFMCLTSYFHNLADPPDVKSHTVVVAVQFKVQRNTGSGQVFVTPVSFQSTPLDSCYLIFGQLAV; via the coding sequence ATGACTGGCGAAGAAACGCCTCCACCAACCCCACGAAAAATTCAGCCAGATTCACCTTTTTTTCTTGGCTCGCAAGACCGTCCCGGAGATTTTATAACACCAAACCGCCTTCGTAATGACAATTACAATGACTGGTCTGTTGATATACAGACGGCACTTGAAGCACGCCGCAAGTTTGAGTTTCTTGACGGCACAATCACCGGGCCAACACCCCCTTTCACTCAGTCCGACTGGACTACCATCAACACAATGCTTGTTTCGTGGATCACAAACACCATTCATCCAGAGGTAAAATCTAATCTGTCTAAATTTCGTGATGCTAAACAATTGTGGGATCACCTTAAGCAACGTTTTGCCCAAACTAATGGCCCAAGAATACAACAATTGAAATCTTCTATTGCCAAGTGTGAACAAACCAAGACAATGTCAGTATCTACCTACTATGGAAAATTACACACTTTGTGGGAAGAACTTGACAATTATGAGCCCATTATTTCTTGTTCATGTTGTAAATCATGTACTGCTGGTAGTATACACGAAGCTAGGCGAGAGCAATCAAAGCTTCATCAATTTTTAATGGGATTATATTCTGATTATTATGCTACTCTGTGCACTAACATTCTTTCACAAGACCCATTGCCTACTCTTGACCGTGCTTACCAACTGGTGACTCAAGATGAGCAAGTTCGCAAAGCTAAGCAGGAGTCCGAAGAAAAGCCAATCGAGGCTCTTGGCTTTCACGTCCGAAGAAGCCAACCATCGGAGGCGAAGAGGAGGATTTTATTTCGAGTAGTGCTCAACTATACGAATAAGAAGCATTCAGTTGATATTTCTGGTTGTTCTCACAGTGAGTTGCTGAGTTTGGATATAAACACTGGTGAACTATCAAAAACTCCCTCTACATTGTTAGACGATGGTGGAATTGGTTCTATTTTATCAATCGGATCAGTAATTTATATTATTGGCAAGCCACAAAGCGGAATTGATCCCTCAGATTACTCCGACTATATCCCTGCCGAGAACGAGGTAGTTCAGATTCACGAGGGTTTGTCTTATTTTGATTTGACCAAGACTGATATAGGTTGGAAGAAAGCCCCTCCTCTTTTTAACGATGGTATATATCCTTATAATTGTGTTACAATTTGTGGTAAGATTTATGTTTTTAGAAGTTCTAAATGGCCGTGTTTCGCCGAGGTTTTTGATCCTAAGCTCAACACATGGGAACCTTTGTCAAAACCACCATCGTTTACTGGCAAATATGAACTTTGCCCTCCGATCTTAACTGATCATGTCAATGGTCGTATCCTTATTCAGTACGACCAAGCTGACGCTTCTTCAATTTATTCATACACTCCAGCTGATGCTAGTTGGGAGTGCcttgttgatgattttgatggGGACTGGTTTGGCCCCATGGTTTTTGTTGATGGGGTTATCTATTCTTATGACCGTAAATCCAGGCCTATGATCCAGGCCTATGATTTAGACCGGAAACAAGTGTTGAATGTTGTCTTGACCCCAGAGTTGGATGACTACTCAGTGTATCATTTTCATGTTTTTCACGATTTGGGTGATGGCTTCATGTGCCTCACTAGCTACTTCCACAATCTTGCTGATCCTCCAGATGTTAAATCTCATACCGTTGTTGTTGCTGTCCAATTCAAAGTCCAGCGCAACACAGGCAGTGGTCAGGTGTTTGTCACTCCAGTTTCTTTCCAGAGTACTCCTTTGGATTCATGCTACCTAATTTTTGGCCAGCTTGCAGTCTAG